One window from the genome of Anguilla rostrata isolate EN2019 chromosome 5, ASM1855537v3, whole genome shotgun sequence encodes:
- the LOC135254429 gene encoding alpha-2C adrenergic receptor-like gives MDFLNFSSGINASPVINVNSSSEEGQYSLATIAGLAALVSFLIVFTIVGNVLVVIAVLTSRALKPPQNLFLVSLASADILVATLVMPFSLANELMGYWFFGKVWCDIYLALDVLFCTSSIVHLCAISLDRYWSVTQAVEYNLKRTPKRVKCMIVVVWLISAVISFPPLISMDRNNDDALNPQCELNDDTWYILSSSIGSFFAPCVIMILVYIRIYQVAKTRTRTMSEKKQGTDGSSPAENGLGKTNSCKVNGEKENGHCSSKEQRLGEEDEMDLEDSSSSEGKGKKTRDLSSRRDRRSSRKNSSLSKHSSRLSRASNKSMDLFSSRRKRRNTVSRKKISQAREKRFTFVLAVVMGVFVVCWFPFFFSYSLYGVCRERCAIPDPLFKFFFWIGYCNSSLNPVIYTIFNQDFRRAFQKILCKSWKKSF, from the coding sequence ATGGATTTCTTAAATTTCTCCAGTGGGATCAACGCTTCGCCCGTAATAAATGTTAATTCCTCGTCTGAGGAAGGTCAGTACTCTCTGGCGACCATCGCAGGACTTGCGGCACTTGTGAGCTTTCTCATTGTGTTCACTATAGTGGGAAACGTCTTGGTTGTCATCGCGGTCCTAACGAGCAGAGCACTGAAACCGCCGcaaaatttgtttttagtttCTCTGGCGAGCGCAGACATTCTGGTGGCCACCTTGGTGATGCCGTTTTCCCTGGCCAACGAACTCATGGGTTATTGGTTTTTCGGGAAAGTTTGGTGCGATATATATTTGGCATTAGACGTTTTGTTTTGCACGTCGTCCATCGTGCATCTGTGCGCAATCAGCTTAGACAGATACTGGTCTGTTACACAGGCGGTTGAATACAACCTAAAAAGGACACCCAAACGAGTGAAATGCATGATAGTTGTAGTTTGGCTAATCTCTGCAGTGATATCATTCCCGCCATTAATATCGATGGACAGAAACAACGACGACGCTCTGAACCCCCAGTGCGAGCTGAATGACGATACGTGGTATATACTCTCCTCCAGCATAGGTTCGTTCTTCGCCCCTTGCGTTATCATGATACTGGTGTACATAAGAATTTACCAAGTGGCCAAAACCAGAACGAGGACAATGTCCGAGAAAAAACAAGGGACCGACGGCTCTTCGCCCGCCGAGAACGGACTGGGTAAGACCAACTCCTGCAAAGTGAACGGCGAGAAGGAGAACGGGCACTGTTCGTCGAAGGAACAGAGACTGGGTGAGGAGGACGAGATGGACCTGGAGGACAGCAGCTCGTCCGAAGGCAAAGGCAAGAAAACGAGGGACCTGAGCTCCAGACGGGACCGGCGGAGCAGCCGAAAGAACAGCTCCCTGTCCAAACATTCCAGTCGGCTGTCCAGAGCTAGCAACAAATCAATGGACCTCTTCTCGTCCAGGCGCAAGAGAAGAAACACGGTCTCCAGGAAGAAGATCTCTCAGGCGAGAGAGAAGCGTTTTACTTTCGTGTTGGCAGTGGTCATGGGGGTCTTCGTGGTCTGCTGGTTCCCGTTTTTCTTCAGTTACAGCCTGTACGGCGTCTGCAGGGAGAGATGCGCTATCCCGGACCCGCTGTTTAAGTTCTTTTTCTGGATTGGCTACTGCAACAGCTCACTCAACCCTGTCATTTACACCATATTCAACCAGGACTTCCGAAGGGCTTTCCAAAAGATTCTCTGCAAATCatggaaaaaatctttttaa